The region AGCATCTGCGGGTACTTGGCGAAGTCGGAGCCGAGCATGTACTCGTCGGCGCCCATGTGCCAGGAGCCGCCGGTGAACACCTGCGCATACTCGTCGATCAGGCTCGTGTAGTAGTCGAAGGCGGCCGGCTGGGTGATGTCGAGCCTGCTGGGCTGCTTGTCGCCGTCGGAGTCGGTGAGCTGGAGATCCGGGCGGTTCTCGATCCAGGGGTCCATGTGGCCCGGGGAGTTGATCTCCGGGATGATCTCCACGTGGTACTTGTCGCCGAGGGCGACGAGCCGCCGTATCTCGTCCTTGGTGTAGTAGCCCCAGGTGTTGGCCTCGGGGTGGGTGTCGCTCTTCACCTTGAGTTCCAGGAGCAGCTGGTTGAGCTTGTGGTACGCCATGTCGCGTACGAGGTTCTCCAGCCACTCCGTCGAGATGTGGATGTAGCAGGCGCACACGCCGACGCCCCGTTCGGCGTACCGGGGTACGTCGACCGTGCGTCCGGCGGGGATCCGGTCGCCCTGGGCGAGGAGCTGGAGGAGGGTGCGGGTGCCGTAGAAGACGCCGCGTTCGGTCGCGCCGGTCACCGACAGCCGTGCGCCGGCCCGGAGTTCGTATCCCTCGGCGCCCAGTGCGGTCCGCCCCGGGGCCACGTCGATAACGATGTCACCGGCACGCGCACCGCCGCTCACCACGGGTACGGTGCCGTGGCCCGCCGCGCGCAGATCATCGGCGAGAGTGTCGGCGACCTTCCGCTCGGGCGTGGAGTCGGCGACAAGCCGGGCAGAGGCGGCATACCGGTAACTCCCCTGCTCCGGGGTCCAGTTCGCGAGGGCCGGCACGGTGACGGGGACGCCGGCCACCCCGGTGCGCGCGACGGCCGGGACCGGGGCGGCCAGCAGCAGGAAGGCCACCAGCACCCCCAGAAGCCGACCTCGTGGATACCTACTCATCTGGAAGCTCCCATTCATCGGAGGTGTGATGATTGAGCGCACCCCAAGGGCTGTCAATGGGGCCCGAGGCCGGGACGGTTGGGCCAGTGATCGGATGACCAGCGACTCCATGACGGAAGCCGGGGGTCCCCACGCCAGAAAAGTCCAAGAGAACCGGTCCGAATGTCCAAGCTCGACGACACTCGACGCCCCATGTACTCACGAGTAGCCTCATCGCCTCACGCGTAGCACGATGTGTTGTATCCACCCCGAGGAGCCCCCGTGACCAGCTGGGCCGGCCGTACCGCCGTCGAGATCGCCGCCGCCGTACGCGAGAAGCGCGTCACACCGCGCGAAGTCGTGGCCGAGCATCTCGCGCGCATCGAACTGCTGGACGCCCGCGTCGGCGCGTTCCGCCGGCTTCGGTCCCAGGAGGCGCTGGCCGAGGCGGACGAGGTGGCGGGCCGCCCGGACCTGGCGGACCTCCCGCTCGCGGGCGTGCCCATCGCGGTGAAGGACAACCTGGGCGTGCGCGGTGAGTCGACGCGGCACGGTTCCCCCGCGACGCCGGACACCCCCGCCGACCACGACCACATCACCGTGGCCCGGCTCCGGGCGGCCGGCGCGATCGTCGTCGGCGTCACCAACGTGCCCGAGCTGTGCATCTGGGGCACGACGGAGGGCCCGCTCGGCACGGCCCGCAACCCCTGGGACACCACCCGCACGGCGGGCGGTTCCTCGGGCGGCAGCGCGGCGGCCGTCGGCGCCGGGATGGTGCCGATCGCGCTGGGCAACGACGGCATGGGCTCGCTGCGGATCCCCGCCGCCAACTGCGGTGCCGTCACCATCAAGCCGGGCCTCGGGGTCGTCCCGGCGGGCATCGGGAACGGCGACT is a window of Streptomyces sp. B21-083 DNA encoding:
- a CDS encoding family 20 glycosylhydrolase yields the protein MSRYPRGRLLGVLVAFLLLAAPVPAVARTGVAGVPVTVPALANWTPEQGSYRYAASARLVADSTPERKVADTLADDLRAAGHGTVPVVSGGARAGDIVIDVAPGRTALGAEGYELRAGARLSVTGATERGVFYGTRTLLQLLAQGDRIPAGRTVDVPRYAERGVGVCACYIHISTEWLENLVRDMAYHKLNQLLLELKVKSDTHPEANTWGYYTKDEIRRLVALGDKYHVEIIPEINSPGHMDPWIENRPDLQLTDSDGDKQPSRLDITQPAAFDYYTSLIDEYAQVFTGGSWHMGADEYMLGSDFAKYPQMLRYARDQFGANATPQDAFIDFVNRIQTYLAAKGKKLRIWNDGLTGANTVPVAAGTTVEHWLNVAVKPSQLQAQGYPLMNAAYALYLVRGGFHSDTKGLYDQSWDPRGFEGEKLASSQGITGAKISLWPDNGRGETENEVAVDTGPALRQLAQATWGDPHPDATYARFTARGTTVGHAPGWRDLTRVPVTDGTYTFTATGGTSLTADVRRTPDGYVTLRTGDGCLEVRGGKLTLNTPLQPGVELTAQTCDAANTLQRWDLEQVAGGYQLVNAITRMAVQVADGGRLVQYPPDQRPPAVWPLTTVN